In the Brassica napus cultivar Da-Ae chromosome A7, Da-Ae, whole genome shotgun sequence genome, one interval contains:
- the LOC106354024 gene encoding uncharacterized protein LOC106354024 isoform X2: MSLDAAAKTGKIAVWWDMKECPVPEGIDAHRVRPSIEGGFKELGYSGPVSITAYGDQKQTPEYLLRALSSTGVAVVHVRSESTCAVMYEHMKNWREENPPPATMMIITNQMLDVFDWDLARLQQQRTGYHICLAYTIRQRAELMVDTRKEWLWEKLLLGTTTSTSAGELSTVFHCEYCSLDCQSLNCFKEHLSTKKHQLQEVVRPKPTELVSATKRWGKNYAATPEYATAKIHVWWDMFCCPIPDGYDARRVRPSLEGAFKELGYSGPVSITAFGDHTQTPKRHLQALSSTGIDVAHATLGVISPRIFEDLVEWRGRNTTPATMMIISDGVEELLAQLQQRIKFNLFWAYSCRPWTMSVVLTSAEWLWDSLLAVSATKRHVLRNCSASVVESTGMFYCKLCYTKRTLLDKFIKHLSSKKHLSEEKAGGVYY, translated from the exons ATGAGTCTAGACGCTGCGGCGAAGACAGGGAAAATAGCGGTGTGGTGGGACATGAAGGAGTGTCCggttccagagggtattgatGCTCATCGTGTACGACCGAGTATAGAAGGAGGGTTCAAGGAACTAGGCTACTCTGGTCCTGTCTCAATCACAGCCTATGGAGACCAAAAACAAACCCCTGAATACCTCCTACGAGCTCTCTCTTCCACTGGAGTCGCTGTGGTACATGTCAGATCTG AGAGCACGTGCGCAGTCATGTATGAGCATATGAAGAATTGGCGAGAGGAAAATCCTCCTCCGGCTACAATGATGATCATAACCAATCAGATGCTAGATGTCTTCGATTGGGATCTGGCCCGGCTACAACAACAACGCACGGGTTACCACATTTGTCTGGCTTATACAATTAGGCAACGTGCAGAATTGATGGTGGACACTCGCAAGGAGTGGCTCTGGGAAAAATTACTACTTGGGACGACGACGTCCACAAGCGCGGGTGAATTATCTACCGTGTTTCATTGCGAATATTGCTCTTTGGATTGCCAAAGCCTGAATTGTTTCAAGGAGCATCTCTCCACTAAAAAGCATCAACTCCAA GAGGTTGTACGCCCTAAGCCTACAGAACTCGTATCAGCAACGAAGAGGTGGGGGAAAAACTACGCTGCGACGCCTGAATATGCTACAGCTAAAATCCATGTGTGGTGGGACATGTTTTGCTGTCCTATTCCCGACGGTTATGATGCTCGTCGGGTCCGTCCTAGTTTGGAAGGAGCTTTCAAGGAACTAGGCTACTCTGGTCCTGTCTCCATCACTGCCTTTGGCGACCATACACAAACCCCTAAACGCCACCTTCAAGCCCTCTCTTCCACTGGAATCGATGTTGCACATGCCACTCTTg GAGTCATATCTCCTCGCATCTTTGAAGATTTGGTGGAATGGCGAGGTCGTAATACTACTCCGGCTACAATGATGATCATATCGGATGGGGTTGAAGAACTTCTTGCCCAGCTACAACAACGAATCAAATTCAACCTGTTTTGGGCTTATTCTTGTAGGCCTTGGACAATGTCTGTCGTGCTCACTTCTGCTGAGTGGCTCTGGGATAGCTTACTTGCAG TTTCAGCGACAAAACGACATGTTCTTCGGAACTGTAGTGCAAGTGTTGTTGAATCTACCGGAATGTTTTATTGCAAACTGTGCTACACTAAGCGCACACTCCTGGATAAATTCATTAAGCATCTTTCGAGTAAAAAACATCTCTCTGAA GAAAAAGCAGGAGGGGTGTATTACTGA
- the LOC106406591 gene encoding 30S ribosomal protein 3-1, chloroplastic-like — protein sequence MMSSMALHSSLSSASLCSSFISQHPKLSTKASPSFLNQSTKPISLNRRTVALAAPETLTSEPVTGIDTSDTPQPKKVVNQQDEKARVVLKFVWMEKNIGLGLDQHVPGHGTIPLSPYFFWPRKDAWEELKTTLEAKPWISQKKMIILLNQATDIINLWQQSGGNLTSQ from the exons atgatgtcatCAATGGCACTCCACTCATCTCTCTCGTCTGCTTCCCTCTGCTCTTCTTTCATCTCTCAACATCCAAAACTCTCCACCAAAGCTTCACCCTCGTTCCTTAACCAGTCCACCAAACCCATTTCTCTAAACCGGAGAACCGTGGCTCTTGCAGCTCCAGAGACACTCACTTCTGAACCAGTCACTGGCATTGACACTTCCGACACTCCACAACCAAAAAAG GTGGTGAATCAACAAGATGAGAAGGCAAGAGTGGTTCTTAAGTTTGTGTGGATGGAGAAGAACATAGGATTAGGATTGGACCAGCATGTCCCTGGACATGGGACAATCCCACTGAGTCCTTACTTCTTCTGGCCAAGAAAAGATGCTTGGGAAGAGCTCAAGACTACTCTCGAAGCTAAGCCATGGATCTCTCAGAAGAAGATGATTATTCTCCTTAATCAAGCTACTGACATCATCAATCTCTGGCAACAAAGTGGCGGCAATTTAACTTCCCaataa
- the LOC106354026 gene encoding protein PLANT CADMIUM RESISTANCE 11, translating to MNPSSNFTQGLTHGKPKGWSTDLCECWRDINSCCLTCWCPCVAFGRIAEIVDRGGSSCGVSGAMYMIIFMLTGYAGSSLYSCFYRTKLRGQYNLKERPCCDCCVHFCCEPCALCQEYRQLEHKRAFDLSIGWHGNMERQARMAMSASSSAVPPALQPPMSRLN from the coding sequence ATGAACCCTTCGTCCAACTTCACACAAGGCCTAACCCATGGTAAACCCAAGGGTTGGTCGACTGATCTATGCGAATGTTGGAGGGACATAAACTCATGTTGCCTGACTTGTTGGTGTCCATGTGTTGCCTTTGGACGCATCGCCGAGATTGTAGACAGAGGAGGATCATCATGTGGTGTGAGCGGAGCGATGTACATGATCATATTCATGCTTACTGGTTACGCAGGGAGTAGTCTCTACTCTTGCTTTTACCGAACCAAACTTAGAGGCCAGTACAATCTCAAGGAGAGGCCATGCTGTGATTGTTGCGTCCATTTTTGCTGCGAGCCGTGCGCTCTTTGTCAAGAGTATAGGCAACTTGAACACAAACGCGCCTTCGACTTGTCCATTGGGTGGCATGGGAACATGGAACGACAGGCACGAATGGCTATGTCTGCTTCTTCATCTGCGGTTCCTCCAGCTCTTCAACCGCCCATGTCTAGGTTGAATTAG
- the LOC106354024 gene encoding uncharacterized protein LOC106354024 isoform X1, whose amino-acid sequence MSLDAAAKTGKIAVWWDMKECPVPEGIDAHRVRPSIEGGFKELGYSGPVSITAYGDQKQTPEYLLRALSSTGVAVVHVRSESTCAVMYEHMKNWREENPPPATMMIITNQMLDVFDWDLARLQQQRTGYHICLAYTIRQRAELMVDTRKEWLWEKLLLGTTTSTSAGELSTVFHCEYCSLDCQSLNCFKEHLSTKKHQLQEVVRPKPTELVSATKRWGKNYAATPEYATAKIHVWWDMFCCPIPDGYDARRVRPSLEGAFKELGYSGPVSITAFGDHTQTPKRHLQALSSTGIDVAHATLGVISPRIFEDLVEWRGRNTTPATMMIISDGVEELLAQLQQRIKFNLFWAYSCRPWTMSVVLTSAEWLWDSLLAVSATKRHVLRNCSASVVESTGMFYCKLCYTKRTLLDKFIKHLSSKKHLSEEGCITDRRRRAKKNRLFWLKEYHFPKSKRLKNAP is encoded by the exons ATGAGTCTAGACGCTGCGGCGAAGACAGGGAAAATAGCGGTGTGGTGGGACATGAAGGAGTGTCCggttccagagggtattgatGCTCATCGTGTACGACCGAGTATAGAAGGAGGGTTCAAGGAACTAGGCTACTCTGGTCCTGTCTCAATCACAGCCTATGGAGACCAAAAACAAACCCCTGAATACCTCCTACGAGCTCTCTCTTCCACTGGAGTCGCTGTGGTACATGTCAGATCTG AGAGCACGTGCGCAGTCATGTATGAGCATATGAAGAATTGGCGAGAGGAAAATCCTCCTCCGGCTACAATGATGATCATAACCAATCAGATGCTAGATGTCTTCGATTGGGATCTGGCCCGGCTACAACAACAACGCACGGGTTACCACATTTGTCTGGCTTATACAATTAGGCAACGTGCAGAATTGATGGTGGACACTCGCAAGGAGTGGCTCTGGGAAAAATTACTACTTGGGACGACGACGTCCACAAGCGCGGGTGAATTATCTACCGTGTTTCATTGCGAATATTGCTCTTTGGATTGCCAAAGCCTGAATTGTTTCAAGGAGCATCTCTCCACTAAAAAGCATCAACTCCAA GAGGTTGTACGCCCTAAGCCTACAGAACTCGTATCAGCAACGAAGAGGTGGGGGAAAAACTACGCTGCGACGCCTGAATATGCTACAGCTAAAATCCATGTGTGGTGGGACATGTTTTGCTGTCCTATTCCCGACGGTTATGATGCTCGTCGGGTCCGTCCTAGTTTGGAAGGAGCTTTCAAGGAACTAGGCTACTCTGGTCCTGTCTCCATCACTGCCTTTGGCGACCATACACAAACCCCTAAACGCCACCTTCAAGCCCTCTCTTCCACTGGAATCGATGTTGCACATGCCACTCTTg GAGTCATATCTCCTCGCATCTTTGAAGATTTGGTGGAATGGCGAGGTCGTAATACTACTCCGGCTACAATGATGATCATATCGGATGGGGTTGAAGAACTTCTTGCCCAGCTACAACAACGAATCAAATTCAACCTGTTTTGGGCTTATTCTTGTAGGCCTTGGACAATGTCTGTCGTGCTCACTTCTGCTGAGTGGCTCTGGGATAGCTTACTTGCAG TTTCAGCGACAAAACGACATGTTCTTCGGAACTGTAGTGCAAGTGTTGTTGAATCTACCGGAATGTTTTATTGCAAACTGTGCTACACTAAGCGCACACTCCTGGATAAATTCATTAAGCATCTTTCGAGTAAAAAACATCTCTCTGAA GAGGGGTGTATTACTGATCGTCGTCGACGTGCCAAGAAGAACCGACTGTTCTGGCTCAAg GAGTATCATTTTCCAAAGAGCAAGCGGTTGAAGAATGCTCCTTAG
- the LOC106354028 gene encoding probable carboxylesterase 6 — protein MEATTLITHVTTNNTNNTSIHGPVVEEVEGLIRVYKDGHVERSQFVPCVDPSLPLELGVACSDVHIDKLTNVWGRLYVPTVTNSTSVSKLPLIVYFHGGGFCAGSASWSCYHQFLGRLSAKSRCLVMHVNYRLAPENPLPAAYEDGVNAILWLKKTRNDNLWSKQCDFGSIFLAGDSAGGNIANHVAGRLAAADALIKPLKIEGTILIQPFFGGEARTETERRVENNTESSVLTLASSDTWWKLTLPREANREHPYCKPVKITTRTLVCVAEMDVLMDRAMEMCDSDKKMIRCVVYKGVGHAFQVLGESQLANTLTLQMLCDIDAFIHHSEPLN, from the coding sequence ATGGAAGCAACCACATTAATTACCCATGTGACGACCAATAACACTAATAACACCAGCATTCATGGACCGGTCGTAGAAGAAGTGGAAGGCCTTATTAGAGTCTACAAAGACGGCCACGTCGAACGATCTCAGTTCGTGCCGTGTGTGGATCCCTCACTACCCCTCGAGCTTGGTGTGGCTTGCTCTGATGTTCACATAGACAAGTTGACAAACGTATGGGGACGTCTCTATGTCCCAACGGTGACCAACTCTACGTCGGTCTCTAAGCTCCCTTTGATTGTCTACTTCCACGGTGGAGGTTTCTGCGCCGGCTCGGCTTCTTGGTCGTGTTACCACCAGTTCTTGGGCCGATTGTCTGCTAAGTCACGGTGTCTGGTCATGCATGTAAACTACCGTTTAGCCCCTGAGAATCCTCTTCCGGCAGCATACGAAGATGGAGTCAATGCCATTCTTTGGCTCAAGAAAACAAGAAACGATAACTTGTGGTCCAAGCAATGTGACTTTGGAAGTATATTCTTGGCGGGAGACAGCGCCGGAGGCAACATCGCCAACCATGTCGCCGGGAGATTAGCAGCCGCTGACGCTCTTATAAAGCCACTGAAGATAGAAGGAACGATCTTGATCCAGCCTTTCTTCGGCGGGGAGGCGCGTACCGAGACCGAGAGGCGCGTGGAGAACAACACGGAGAGCTCAGTGCTGACACTTGCGTCTTCAGACACGTGGTGGAAACTGACATTGCCACGTGAAGCAAACAGAGAGCATCCGTATTGTAAACCGGTGAAGATCACGACGCGGACGCTGGTTTGTGTGGCGGAGATGGATGTGCTGATGGATAGGGCGATGGAGATGTGCGATAGTGATAAGAAAATGATCAGGTGTGTGGTGTACAAAGGCGTTGGACATGCGTTTCAGGTTCTTGGTGAGTCTCAGCTTGCTAACACGTTGACTCTTCAAATGTTGTGCGACATCGATGCTTTCATCCACCACTCTGAACCTTTAAATTAG
- the LOC106354023 gene encoding uncharacterized protein LOC106354023 isoform X1 produces the protein MAWSSETVPYCGWNERHVRNAKGKVEARYYLERKDGGVDLAVVGRVKSSSKRMSFRYALKENHSVLKKLGSVEDVKGWLDSIVSGEMPHVADVPATTMTEQAAGGFNIRTSMSGKYQKPIHPTIDFSWMGSSWTCRKRRRHYPSFSRNGVKVSVNEFVYVLAEQNKRLVAYLEDLYEDSKGNKMVVVRWFHKTDEVGVVLPDETVDREIFFSLCLQDIKIECIDGLATVLSPQHYDKFLKLPMSVQLPPFFCQKIYGDDGLKPYDITQLQGYWRQEMLRYLNVSILKSGEGAQTLGTDSATGASLVGCVGIRSKRRRSADGITDDCKASPDSVDVEALEASMCKEEKDGYYLKKGSLIEVLSQDSGIRGCWLKALIVKKHKDKVKVQYQDITDADDESKKLEEWILASRVADCDQLGLRTAGRKIVRPVLKPSNENNVCAVGVGMPVDVWWCDGWWEGIVVDKVSEEKFEVYLPGEKKMSSFHRSDLRQSMEWSSDEWVHIKSRSDIVSSVLSLMKEKEVEVKHDEKLSEVGVGVMSPKGEAKPTISLPVSTSSKPSTRKPVPDLLKDVLVSALNWEPSKKRKRTASYCKHKPSATEGLSRERSLDCKKCSSMGDSLFSSSVVGWRKRNRIVSCCPHKPSLTDGFSCEKPLDCENGKFMGDSVFGSSVGQPLTGLVMSR, from the exons ATGGCGTGGTCGTCGGAAACGGTACCGTATTGCGGGTGGAACGAGCGGCATGTGAGGAACGCGAAGGGGAAGGTCGAGGCTCGTTATTATCTGGAGAGGAAAGACGGAGGTGTAGATCTGGCTGTTGTAGGGAGGGTGAAGAGCTCTTCTAAGCGCATGTCGTTTAGATACGCCTTGAAGGAGAATCACTCCGTCTTGAAGAAGCTTGGTTCGGTAGAAGACGTCAAGGGTTGGCTCGATTCGATTGTTTCGG GTGAGATGCCTCATGTAGCTGATGTACCGGCTACTACCATGACTGAACAAGCTGCTGGAGGATTCAACATTCGCACTTCTATG aGTGGTAAATATCAAAAGCCTATTCATCCGACCATTGATTTTTCCTGGATGGGTTCGTCTTGGACTTGCAGGAAACGGCGTAGGCATTATCCGTCGTTCTCCCGGAATGGTGTCAAAGTCTCG GTGAATGAATTTGTGTATGTTTTAGCGGAGCAAAACAAGAGACTCGTCGCATACTTGGAAGACCTTTATGAGGATTCCAAAGGCAACAAGATGGTCGTGGTACGATGGTTTCACAAAACTGATGAAGTTGGTGTTGTTTTGCCTGATGAAACTGTTGACAGAGagattttcttttctctctgtcTTCAAGATATCAAAATCGAGTGCATAGATGGATTGGCCACTGTCCTCAGTCCTCAGCATTATGATAAATTTCTCAAGTTGCCAATGTCTGTTCAGCTACCACCTTTCTTCTGCCAGAAAATATATGGAGATGATGGTTTAAAGCCGTATGACATCACGCAGTTACAAGGCTACTGGCGACAAGAAATGCTAAGATACTTGAATGTTTCCATTCTTAAGTCGGGTGAAGGTGCTCAGACACTTGGCACTGACTCAGCAACAGGAGCTTCTCTTGTTGGCTGTGTTGGAATTAGATCCAAACGGCGCCGTTCTGCAGATGGCATCACAGATGACTGCAAAGCTAGCCCTGATTCTGTTGACGTGGAGGCTTTAGAAGCTTCTATGTGCAAGGAAGAAAAAGATGGTTATTACCTAAAAAAGGGTTCTCTGATTGAAGTTCTTTCCCAAGATAGTGGCATCAGAGGTTGTTGGTTGAAGGCTTTGATAGTGAAGAAACACAAGGACAAGGTTAAGGTCCAGTACCAAGACATTACGGATGCAGATGATGAATCTAAAAAGCTAGAG GAGTGGATTTTGGCTTCTCGTGTTGCTGATTGTGATCAACTGGGTCTTAGAACCGCAGGACGGAAGATTGTACGCCCAGTTCTGAAGCCCAGCAACGAAAATAATGTATGTGCTGTCGGTGTTGGTATGCCTGTGGATGTGTGGTGGTGTGATGGGTGGTGGGAAGGGATCGTGGTGGATAAAGTTTCAGAAGAGAAATTTGAAGTTTACCTGCCAG GTGAAAAGAAAATGTCTTCCTTCCATCGCAGTGATCTTAGACAGTCTATGGAATGGTCGTCAGATGAGTGGGTACACATAAAATCAAGATCTGATATCGTGAGTTCTGTCTTATCCTTGATGAAGGAGAAAGAGGTCGAGGTGAAACATGATGAGAAGCTATCTGAAGTTGGTGTTGGTGTGATGTCTCCAAAGGGTGAAGCTAAACCCACCATCTCTCTCCCGGTATCTACATCCAGTAAGCCATCTACTAGAAAGCCAGTTCCAGATCTTCTAAAAGACGTCTTAGTCTCTGCTTTAAACTGGGAGCCATCGAAGAAGCGGAAAAGAACTGCCAGTTACTGCAAACACAAGCCTAGCGCGACTGAAGGTTTGTCGCGTGAAAGATCCTTGGATTGTAAGAAGTGCAGTTCCATGGGAGATTCTCTGTTTAGCTCTTCCGTTGTCGGCTGGAGGAAGCGTAATCGAATTGTCAGTTGCTGTCCCCACAAGCCTAGCTTGACTGATGGTTTCTCGTGTGAAAAGCCCTTGGACTGTGAGAACGGCAAGTTCATGGGAGACTCTGTGTTCGGCTCCTCGGTTGGGCAGCCTTTGACCGGCCTAGTAATGTCAAGATGA
- the LOC106354022 gene encoding LOW QUALITY PROTEIN: ACD11 homolog protein (The sequence of the model RefSeq protein was modified relative to this genomic sequence to represent the inferred CDS: deleted 1 base in 1 codon): MFQEEEVFKVFATVSAKLYNKEEYTKDKSNMEKDMIEDARFNTPLLVITEAFEDLADLLKPRRQKRGEIGRNGVVSNDGLRLDAFCSACTHVSVLFGCLGFAFKFAEMEYVSKVRDLVEASKTFIRSGLDTLHNIIDLDVMNQTVKTQGSYSRNLRRVRLGLDLIRAIFEQFLMTNEYYSLKDAATKAYTQVCAPFHTWAVRTAVYAGMYTLPTRDQLLLRLNETDQSVEKNMRRYMEASRPIIEYIDKLYIDRNIKLDW, encoded by the exons AtgtttcaagaagaagaagttttcAAAGTCTTTGCAACCGTGTCGGCGAAGCTATATAACAAAGAAGAGTACACGAAAGATAAAAGTAATATGGAGAAAGACATGATCGAGGACGCTAGATTCAACACGCCTTTGTTGGTTATCACGGAGGCATTCGAGGATCTGGCAGATTTGCTGAAACCACGGAGGCAAAAACGCGGTGAGATCGGCAGAAACGGCGTCGTATCAAATGATGGATTAAGACTCGATGCGTTTTGCAGTGCGTGTACTCACGTCTCTGTTCTCTTCGGCTGCCTTGGCTTCGCCTTCAAATTCGCTGAGATGGAGTACGTCTCCAAG gTTAGAGATTTGGTGGAAGCGTCAAAAACGTTT ATACGTTCAGGCCTGGATACGTTACATAACATTATTGATCTAGATGTTATGAATCAAACGGTTAAGACACAAGGAAGCTATTCGCGAAATCTCCGACGTGTTAGACTAGGTTTAGATTTGATCCGAGCCATCTTCGAACAATTTTTGATGACGAACGAGTATTATTCTTTGAAAGACGCTGCAACAAAAGCTTACACACAAGTATGTGCACCCTTTCACACGTGGGCCGTTAGAACAGCTGTTTACGCTGGAATGTATACACTTCCGACAAGGGACCAGCTTCTGTTACGACTTAATGAAACAG ATCAATCTGTGGAGAAGAACATGAGGAGATACATGGAAGCTTCGAGGCCGATTATAGAGTATATTGACAAGCTTTACATTGATAGGAACATTAAACTGGATTGGTAG
- the LOC106354023 gene encoding uncharacterized protein LOC106354023 isoform X2, protein MPHVADVPATTMTEQAAGGFNIRTSMSGKYQKPIHPTIDFSWMGSSWTCRKRRRHYPSFSRNGVKVSVNEFVYVLAEQNKRLVAYLEDLYEDSKGNKMVVVRWFHKTDEVGVVLPDETVDREIFFSLCLQDIKIECIDGLATVLSPQHYDKFLKLPMSVQLPPFFCQKIYGDDGLKPYDITQLQGYWRQEMLRYLNVSILKSGEGAQTLGTDSATGASLVGCVGIRSKRRRSADGITDDCKASPDSVDVEALEASMCKEEKDGYYLKKGSLIEVLSQDSGIRGCWLKALIVKKHKDKVKVQYQDITDADDESKKLEEWILASRVADCDQLGLRTAGRKIVRPVLKPSNENNVCAVGVGMPVDVWWCDGWWEGIVVDKVSEEKFEVYLPGEKKMSSFHRSDLRQSMEWSSDEWVHIKSRSDIVSSVLSLMKEKEVEVKHDEKLSEVGVGVMSPKGEAKPTISLPVSTSSKPSTRKPVPDLLKDVLVSALNWEPSKKRKRTASYCKHKPSATEGLSRERSLDCKKCSSMGDSLFSSSVVGWRKRNRIVSCCPHKPSLTDGFSCEKPLDCENGKFMGDSVFGSSVGQPLTGLVMSR, encoded by the exons ATGCCTCATGTAGCTGATGTACCGGCTACTACCATGACTGAACAAGCTGCTGGAGGATTCAACATTCGCACTTCTATG aGTGGTAAATATCAAAAGCCTATTCATCCGACCATTGATTTTTCCTGGATGGGTTCGTCTTGGACTTGCAGGAAACGGCGTAGGCATTATCCGTCGTTCTCCCGGAATGGTGTCAAAGTCTCG GTGAATGAATTTGTGTATGTTTTAGCGGAGCAAAACAAGAGACTCGTCGCATACTTGGAAGACCTTTATGAGGATTCCAAAGGCAACAAGATGGTCGTGGTACGATGGTTTCACAAAACTGATGAAGTTGGTGTTGTTTTGCCTGATGAAACTGTTGACAGAGagattttcttttctctctgtcTTCAAGATATCAAAATCGAGTGCATAGATGGATTGGCCACTGTCCTCAGTCCTCAGCATTATGATAAATTTCTCAAGTTGCCAATGTCTGTTCAGCTACCACCTTTCTTCTGCCAGAAAATATATGGAGATGATGGTTTAAAGCCGTATGACATCACGCAGTTACAAGGCTACTGGCGACAAGAAATGCTAAGATACTTGAATGTTTCCATTCTTAAGTCGGGTGAAGGTGCTCAGACACTTGGCACTGACTCAGCAACAGGAGCTTCTCTTGTTGGCTGTGTTGGAATTAGATCCAAACGGCGCCGTTCTGCAGATGGCATCACAGATGACTGCAAAGCTAGCCCTGATTCTGTTGACGTGGAGGCTTTAGAAGCTTCTATGTGCAAGGAAGAAAAAGATGGTTATTACCTAAAAAAGGGTTCTCTGATTGAAGTTCTTTCCCAAGATAGTGGCATCAGAGGTTGTTGGTTGAAGGCTTTGATAGTGAAGAAACACAAGGACAAGGTTAAGGTCCAGTACCAAGACATTACGGATGCAGATGATGAATCTAAAAAGCTAGAG GAGTGGATTTTGGCTTCTCGTGTTGCTGATTGTGATCAACTGGGTCTTAGAACCGCAGGACGGAAGATTGTACGCCCAGTTCTGAAGCCCAGCAACGAAAATAATGTATGTGCTGTCGGTGTTGGTATGCCTGTGGATGTGTGGTGGTGTGATGGGTGGTGGGAAGGGATCGTGGTGGATAAAGTTTCAGAAGAGAAATTTGAAGTTTACCTGCCAG GTGAAAAGAAAATGTCTTCCTTCCATCGCAGTGATCTTAGACAGTCTATGGAATGGTCGTCAGATGAGTGGGTACACATAAAATCAAGATCTGATATCGTGAGTTCTGTCTTATCCTTGATGAAGGAGAAAGAGGTCGAGGTGAAACATGATGAGAAGCTATCTGAAGTTGGTGTTGGTGTGATGTCTCCAAAGGGTGAAGCTAAACCCACCATCTCTCTCCCGGTATCTACATCCAGTAAGCCATCTACTAGAAAGCCAGTTCCAGATCTTCTAAAAGACGTCTTAGTCTCTGCTTTAAACTGGGAGCCATCGAAGAAGCGGAAAAGAACTGCCAGTTACTGCAAACACAAGCCTAGCGCGACTGAAGGTTTGTCGCGTGAAAGATCCTTGGATTGTAAGAAGTGCAGTTCCATGGGAGATTCTCTGTTTAGCTCTTCCGTTGTCGGCTGGAGGAAGCGTAATCGAATTGTCAGTTGCTGTCCCCACAAGCCTAGCTTGACTGATGGTTTCTCGTGTGAAAAGCCCTTGGACTGTGAGAACGGCAAGTTCATGGGAGACTCTGTGTTCGGCTCCTCGGTTGGGCAGCCTTTGACCGGCCTAGTAATGTCAAGATGA